From the genome of Treponema peruense:
GTTTCTGTAGAACCTGTTGCAGAAGCCGGAAACTAAGTCGTATTTTTAGATAATATCTGACTTTTTCTCTGATACTGTATTCTATACAGAATGCCCAGTTTGGTTTGTTCCGGCTGGGCATTTTTATTTTACTATTATGGCAGTTGTGCTGTATGTAAGAGAGGTTCTGATGATTCAATTTGCTGATGAAGCAGTTATAAAAGTCCGCTCGGGAAAGGGCGGTAACGGCTGTGTTTCTTTCAGACGCGAAAAATATATTCCTAACGGCGGCCCTAACGGTGGTGACGGTGGACGCGGCGGTGATGTTATTTTTCAGGTAAGACGTAATCTTCGTACTCTGGCTCATCTTCGTTTTCATCCTGTGTTCAAGGCACAAAACGGCGGTGACGGAATGAGCTGGAACAAATACGGTAAGGACGGTGAAGATATTGTAATTCAGGTTCCGCCGGGAACAGCTGTACGTGACAATGAAACCGGTGAGCTTATCCATGACTTTACAGAAGCGTCTGGCGAAGAGTCCTTTAAATTTCTTACCGGCGGTAACGGCGGCTGGGGCAATGTACATTTCAAAAGCAGTACAAACCAGGCTCCAAGAATTGCAAACAAGGGTGAACCTGGTGAAGAAAGGGAACTTAGGATTGAGCTTTCAATAATGGCAGATCTTGGACTTGTAGGTTTTCCGAATGCAGGCAAGTCAAGCCTTCTTGAATACTTTACAAATGCACGCCCAAAAATTGCGCCGTATCCGTTTACTACAAAAGTGCCTAACCTTGGTGTTCTGAGGGTAGATGAAAACAGTGATATAATCATTGCAGATATTCCCGGAATTATTGAAGGGGCGTCAGACGGAGCAGGACTTGGAATCCGCTTTTTGAAGCATATATCCCGTACCGTGGGGCTTATTTTTATGATAGACTGCGGTGAAGAAGGCTGTGTGGACGCTTACGAAAAGCTTTTGAAAGAACTTTCTGAATTCGGTGCAGGGCTTATGGAAAAACAGAGAATAGTTCTCTGTAACAAAATTGACCTTGAAGGCGCCAAAGAAAATGCGGCTCTTGTTGCAGAACGCATAAAGTCAGTGGATCCAGGTGTAGAAGTTATTCCTGTTTCTGTTGCGGCCCGTACAAATATGGATGCTGCCCGTACTGCTCTTATAAAGCTTGCAGCCAGGGAAGATGTACTGGAAGACCGTGAAGAAAATGCTTTTGCGCCGACTTCAGCAAAAAAGAGCAGTTTTATGGCAGAACGTTCTGTTGATGACAGTATGGAAATTCAGTTTCCGGGTTCGGAGCAGTAGCTTGAAACTGGCAGTTCTTGGAGGCAGCTTTAACCCTGTTCATATAGGACACATGGCTCTTGCCGATGATGTGTGCTCCAGTCTTGGGTATGACAGGGTGCTTTTTGTTCCTGCAGCAGTTCCCCCGCATAAAGAAATGGTGCCGGGTGTTTCTGCCGAAGAAAGGCTTTCTATGGTACAAATTGCCTGCAGTACAGATTCAAGATTTGTTGCCGAGTCCTGTGAAATTGAACGCGACGGTGTTTCGTATACATGGGATACCGTTGATTATCTTGAAAAAAAATACGCTTCTTCTCTGGAAGGTAAAATCGGAATAATTCTGGGCAGCGATCTTTTTGCCGGATTCCATCTTTGGAAAAACGCCGCTCTTCTGGCAAAAAGATGTAATCTGATTCTGGCGCGGCGTCCGGAACAGTCGTCTTTTGCAAAATCGGCAAACAGGGCTTTGGGTGAATATGCTCAGCTTGAAAATTCAGGTGACAGTTTTGATATTTCAAAGGAACCTCTTTTTTCGGAAGCTGCCGTTCTTGACAATCCGCTGCTTCCTGTAAGTTCAACCCAGATAAGAAATCTTGCTTTGTCGGGCGGCGGTTTTAAATATCTTGTACCTTCAGGGGTTTTCGAGTATATTATTGGCGGTAACTTATATGGAAGAAAATAAATACACTGAACTTGTTGAAAATATCCGTTCCTATACAAAAAAATCAGTCAAGCAGAAGCGCTTTGAGCATAGTGTAAGGGTTGCTGTCCTTGCACGCGAAATGTGCGGAATGTACGGTGTCTCCCCTGAAAAAGGGTATATTGCAGGTCTTGCTCACGATATGTGCAAAGATATGGATGACAGTTCGCTTATGGCACTTGCGTCAAAAGACGGGCAGCCTGTTTCTGATGTAGAAAAAGAAAAGCCGTCCCTTCTTCACGGACGCGCAGCTTCTGTCATGCTTTCAGAAGATTTTGGTATTTCTGACAAAGATATTATTCAGGCTGTTGCGCGTCATACTCTTGGCGGGTCAAGTCTTTGTCCCCTTGCAAAAATAATTTATTCTGCAGACAAGATAGAGCCCGGAAGACCTCAGTCTACAGATGAATACAGGAGTGCACTTCTTGAAAAAAGCCTCAATGCGCTTACACTTTCTGTTCTTGAAGAAAATATCCGCTATCTTGAAGAAAACAACAAGACGGTTGCTCCTGTAAGCCTCAGATTCCGTGAGAGCTTAAAAAGGGATATGGCCAGGGAAGCCCAGATAGCCCTGAATATGGACGGTGGAAACTAAATGGTAGAAAACAGAGAAAAAAAGGGTGTAGTCTTTCTTGTTGTCATTCTTGCAATAATAATCGGAGTCGGTGTTTTTATAGCCGCCACTCTTCGTGTTGATCCTGTTGCCGAAACTCTCAAAAAAGAACCTGTAATAAAAATTCTTTTTGTGTTGTCAGACGACAGCGGTAATGCACTTTCTACTGACGTTTTTGTATATTATCCTGTTTCCAGAAAGGGTGCTCTTTTTGATATTCTTGGCAATACGGGTTCCATTTATTCCAGTCTGGGGCGTGTAGACAGAATTGATGCCGTTTATAAAGAAAAAGGTGTCGATACCTACAGAAAGGAAGTTGAAAAGCTTATTGGCAAAACAATTCCTTTTTCTTTGGAAATTTCCCTGTCAGATCTTGGAACACTTGCAGATTTGCTTGGCGGCCTGAAGGTTTTTATTCCGACTCCTGTTGATGCAAAGGGTGAAAACGGCGAAAGATGGCTTCTTCCAAGCGGTGCCGTAACTCTGGACGGCGATAAAGTCGCAACATACATGACTTACAGGTCAGAAGACGATAGTGACGGTGATGCAGGGGACCGCAGGCAGGGGACTCTTATTTCTCTGCTGGCTTCTATACGCGACAACAAAAACGTGATACTTGAAAAAAAGAATTTCCGCAGATTCGGCGAAAAATTCCGCTTTAACATGGATGAGTCAAGTCTGTACAAGCTTTTTCAGGAGATTGTAAATGTAGATGCAGAACGTCTTGCGCCCCAGACAATAACGGGAAGCCTTCGTGTTGTGGACGGAAAAACACTTTTGTTCCCGTATTATGACGGTCAGCTTATCAAAGATATTGTAAACCAGACAATCGGTTCGCTGGTAAATGACGAAAATTCTTCCCAGAACAGGATTTATGTTCTTGAGATTCAGAATGGAACCGGCCGGCAGGGACTTGCAAGAAACACATCGTTTCTTATGCAGAGCGCCGGTTATGAAGTTTTGGAAACACTCAACGCAGACAGTGACAATTATGCACATACTGTGATTGTGAATCATATCGGAAACAGGGAAGCGGCTCTTGCTTTGGGTAATTTTATCAGATGCCGTTATATTGTTGATGACGAGGTAAAACCGGGTACCGAAAGTTTTGACAGTGTAGCACGTGCAGATTTTACAATTATCCTTGGCGATGATTTTGACGGGCGTTTTGTAAAGGGTGGTTACAAAGGTCCTGAAGTTGAGGCTGCTTCGGATACTGATGGTGAGGAATAAAATTCTTTAGAAAAGGTAAACATAAGTTTTCTTAAGACTTGATTACAAGAATGGAAGGTAAATAAAATGGAAAAGACAGAAAAAGAAAAGGCTCTGGAAATTGCAGCCCTTATGGAAGACGGAAAAGGACAGGATGTTACTGTAATTGATGTTTCAAAGCTCAACAGCTGGACAGATTATTTTGTTATTACAACGGTTACAAGTAGTGCGCACTGGCAGGGTCTTTACAAAAGCATAAAAGACTATGCTGCAAAAAATGATATGGAAATACACCAGACTCACCAGAAGTCGTCACAGGGTGATGAATGGAATCTTGTGGATTTGGGGTCTGTTGTTGTTCATCTTATGAGTTCAGAGGCAAGAAACTTCTATGAACTCGAAAAACTCTGGCACGCCGGGGAATTTCTTAAGTAAGAAAAAAAAAGACTTGCATCGGAAACGGTGCAAGTCTTTTTTTTGTATGTTCTATATTTGTTTAAATTACATGTCTGAAGGATCGCTGTCTTCTTCTATTTCGTCTTCGTCATTGTAGAATCCGTCATCAAAACCGTGTCTTCTGTTGTCATAACCGTCTTCGGGTTCCTGATCATCAAAAGGCTCGTCGTAGGCATCATCATCTTCATCTAAAAAGCCGTCGTTGAAGTCATCTTCGTAGGAATCTTCATCGTCTTCGAAATCATCGTCAAAATCATCGTCCGAAGCCATATCGTCCGAATAGTCGTCATCATATGAAAATCCTGCCATTGATGAAAATTCAGAATAAAAATCCTCGTTGAACATGAGTGTATTCCCCTTCAGATAAGCTGGCATTTAACTCTAAGCGACGTTTTTAACTGTAATTGACAGACTATATTTTGTCAATCCATATTTTAGCAAATTTTACAAAAGTTTGACTTTTTTTAGAATTTCTCGCAAACAGGAGTTTTTGTCATTGACATAGTTCTCTTTAAATTGATATAATATAGATGTATGCATGAATGTGTTACTGTTCTTGCTCCGGCAAAGATAAACCTTGGTTTGCAGGTTCTTCCCCGCCGGAATGACGGTTTTCATTCCATAAGAAGTTTGTTTACAACTGTAAATCTTTGTGACCGGATAACGGTTTCTGTTTCCGATAAAAAAAACTTCTGTGGTGTGAGTTGTGAAGGAATGGCACTTCCTTCAGAAAATACATTTACAAAGGCGTACAAAGCTTTCTGCGTGCTGACCGGTGTGGAATCTGGTGTTTCTGTCGAAGTGACAAAGCATATTCCTTCCGGCGGTGGATTGGGGGGCGGCTCAAGTGATGCTTCTTCTTTTTTACAATCCATTGATACTATTTTCGGCACAGGTTTGTCTGAGACCGAATTCATGAAGCTTTCCGGCGAGGTAGGCAGCGACTGTTTCTTTTTTACAAAGGCTCTGCTTGCTTGCAAAAATACTGCGCTGTTCCGTCCTTTTGCGGCTTTTGTAGAAGGACGGGGCGAAGTTGTTACTGAACTTAGGGCCAGAAACGATTATTCTGTTCTTCTGGTAATGCCTGAGGTTTCGGTTTCTACACCTTTTGCCTATAATCTTGTTGACGCGGCAGGAACAACTGCTTTGGACAGGAATTTTGGCATTGAAGATGCGGCCGGTTTGTATGCAAAAGATGTTCTGGAGTGGAACTTTGTAAATGATTTTACGCTTCCTGTCAGAGGTGCGTTTGAAAAAGTAAATGAGGCACTTAACGATATTGGTGAGTCAGGTGCCGACTTTGCAGATATGTCTGGATCCGGATCTACTGTATTCGGTGTTTTTTCTGATGCGGCACGGGCCCGGAAAGCGCTGGCTGTTTTGCAGAAAAAATGGAGAGCTGTACTCGTTTAGCCGATTGGTGTAAGCGGGAGGAGGGAGTTTATGCAGATTACTGATATCAGAATCCGCAAAGTTGATGGAGAAGGTAAGCTTAGGGCTTATGTTACTGTTACTTTTGACAACTGTTTTGTTGTTCACAATGTAAAAGTAATAGAAGGAAAGTCAGGTAATTTTATTGCAATGCCCAGCAGAAGAACTGCGAGCGGAGAATTTAAGGACGTG
Proteins encoded in this window:
- the rsfS gene encoding ribosome silencing factor, with the translated sequence MEKTEKEKALEIAALMEDGKGQDVTVIDVSKLNSWTDYFVITTVTSSAHWQGLYKSIKDYAAKNDMEIHQTHQKSSQGDEWNLVDLGSVVVHLMSSEARNFYELEKLWHAGEFLK
- the nadD gene encoding nicotinate (nicotinamide) nucleotide adenylyltransferase — translated: MKLAVLGGSFNPVHIGHMALADDVCSSLGYDRVLFVPAAVPPHKEMVPGVSAEERLSMVQIACSTDSRFVAESCEIERDGVSYTWDTVDYLEKKYASSLEGKIGIILGSDLFAGFHLWKNAALLAKRCNLILARRPEQSSFAKSANRALGEYAQLENSGDSFDISKEPLFSEAAVLDNPLLPVSSTQIRNLALSGGGFKYLVPSGVFEYIIGGNLYGRK
- a CDS encoding LCP family protein, translated to MVENREKKGVVFLVVILAIIIGVGVFIAATLRVDPVAETLKKEPVIKILFVLSDDSGNALSTDVFVYYPVSRKGALFDILGNTGSIYSSLGRVDRIDAVYKEKGVDTYRKEVEKLIGKTIPFSLEISLSDLGTLADLLGGLKVFIPTPVDAKGENGERWLLPSGAVTLDGDKVATYMTYRSEDDSDGDAGDRRQGTLISLLASIRDNKNVILEKKNFRRFGEKFRFNMDESSLYKLFQEIVNVDAERLAPQTITGSLRVVDGKTLLFPYYDGQLIKDIVNQTIGSLVNDENSSQNRIYVLEIQNGTGRQGLARNTSFLMQSAGYEVLETLNADSDNYAHTVIVNHIGNREAALALGNFIRCRYIVDDEVKPGTESFDSVARADFTIILGDDFDGRFVKGGYKGPEVEAASDTDGEE
- the obgE gene encoding GTPase ObgE, with amino-acid sequence MIQFADEAVIKVRSGKGGNGCVSFRREKYIPNGGPNGGDGGRGGDVIFQVRRNLRTLAHLRFHPVFKAQNGGDGMSWNKYGKDGEDIVIQVPPGTAVRDNETGELIHDFTEASGEESFKFLTGGNGGWGNVHFKSSTNQAPRIANKGEPGEERELRIELSIMADLGLVGFPNAGKSSLLEYFTNARPKIAPYPFTTKVPNLGVLRVDENSDIIIADIPGIIEGASDGAGLGIRFLKHISRTVGLIFMIDCGEEGCVDAYEKLLKELSEFGAGLMEKQRIVLCNKIDLEGAKENAALVAERIKSVDPGVEVIPVSVAARTNMDAARTALIKLAAREDVLEDREENAFAPTSAKKSSFMAERSVDDSMEIQFPGSEQ
- the yqeK gene encoding bis(5'-nucleosyl)-tetraphosphatase (symmetrical) YqeK — its product is MEENKYTELVENIRSYTKKSVKQKRFEHSVRVAVLAREMCGMYGVSPEKGYIAGLAHDMCKDMDDSSLMALASKDGQPVSDVEKEKPSLLHGRAASVMLSEDFGISDKDIIQAVARHTLGGSSLCPLAKIIYSADKIEPGRPQSTDEYRSALLEKSLNALTLSVLEENIRYLEENNKTVAPVSLRFRESLKRDMAREAQIALNMDGGN
- the spoVG gene encoding septation regulator SpoVG: MQITDIRIRKVDGEGKLRAYVTVTFDNCFVVHNVKVIEGKSGNFIAMPSRRTASGEFKDVAHPINPEFRNEIQEQILKEFDAGHFEDTGASVEDEI
- the ispE gene encoding 4-(cytidine 5'-diphospho)-2-C-methyl-D-erythritol kinase yields the protein MHECVTVLAPAKINLGLQVLPRRNDGFHSIRSLFTTVNLCDRITVSVSDKKNFCGVSCEGMALPSENTFTKAYKAFCVLTGVESGVSVEVTKHIPSGGGLGGGSSDASSFLQSIDTIFGTGLSETEFMKLSGEVGSDCFFFTKALLACKNTALFRPFAAFVEGRGEVVTELRARNDYSVLLVMPEVSVSTPFAYNLVDAAGTTALDRNFGIEDAAGLYAKDVLEWNFVNDFTLPVRGAFEKVNEALNDIGESGADFADMSGSGSTVFGVFSDAARARKALAVLQKKWRAVLV